ACAGTATGGCCGCCCAGAATCCACCTTCTTTCATCTTAGGAGTAGTCCGTCAATCCGGTCTCTGGTCCCTGGCTAACGCTTTTGTCGAGCCGGTCCGACCTGACCAGAAAGGGAACTTGATTCAAAAATCCGTTACTGCCCTGGAGAACTATTGGGAGAAGCTGGCAACCGCATACGGGGAAAAGGGTATCCTGCTCAAATCAGCCCTGGCCATTGATAATGAATTGCAAAAATTACAAGATCATCAGGTGGAAAACCTTGAAGCTTTAGTAACTAAAGTTATGGATGTTATCCGATCAACCTGATCTTGGTGATAAGGAGGGCAAGCCGTGAAAACCCTTCTCTTACGATTAACCGGCCCCATGCAATCCTGGGGGACGCAAAGCCGGTTTAGTTACCGGGATACAGAGATGGAGCCTTCCAAGAGCGGCGTGATCGGCCTGCTGTGCGCTGCCTTGGGACGGCCCCGCTCACATCCTGTAGATGATTTGGCCCGCTTGCGGATGGGAGTGAGAGTAGATCGGGAAGGCATTATGCAGGTTGATTTTCATACCGCCGGGGGCACTCACCGCAAAGGTGATTCCTATGGAGTCGCTAAAGCGGACGGCAGTAAACCCCAGCCAGTTACTTCCCAACGCTACTACCTGGCTGACGCCGATTTCCTGGTAGGTCTGGAATCTCACGATGAAGCACTTCTTAGACAGCTGGATCAAGCCTTGGCCCACCCCAAGTGGCCTCTTTATTTGGGAAGAAAATCTTTCGTCCCTGCTGGGCCTGTGCCTATTGGTTATCGCCCCCCTGATTTTCCAGGCCCCCCTGAGTTCGCCGGTATAA
This sequence is a window from Deltaproteobacteria bacterium. Protein-coding genes within it:
- the cas5e gene encoding type I-E CRISPR-associated protein Cas5/CasD, with product MKTLLLRLTGPMQSWGTQSRFSYRDTEMEPSKSGVIGLLCAALGRPRSHPVDDLARLRMGVRVDREGIMQVDFHTAGGTHRKGDSYGVAKADGSKPQPVTSQRYYLADADFLVGLESHDEALLRQLDQALAHPKWPLYLGRKSFVPAGPVPIGYRPPDFPGPPEFAGIIYLPLEEVLHNYPWIPRTLREKEKKLAEIESEHQAGRALRLRMVLDAPFGSTAEVRHDVPLSFADRSFTIRYVETRLLPGNASHHHVCLSFPANPCG